TGGTTTATAACATCTTCTGCTTCTTTTTTATATTCATCAATTATTTCTTCTTTTAACTTATTTTTCATATTTGTCATAATAACCCAATTAACCCTTATAAATCCTGCATTTTGATTATTTGATACATTTTATTTTAAAAAAATACAAGCATTTTTATCAAAATTTTTAAAAAATGAATATTATAAGAGTACGTAAAATTGTTTGAGTGTGTGTCTGTGCCACAAAACATGAGATTCTTTATAAAGGCCTTATAAATTAAGACAAAAAACTTGCAATCTTTCTATAAAGATTTAAGACAAACATGCCATGCCAATCAAAATCAGCATTTTTAGCTATGTAATCAAAAAATCCGTCGGATTTAATTATTTTAAATATATTTTCTATCTTATTATCCTTTAATCTACCGCAAAGTTTACGGACAAACATTCCCTTTCGTATCTCTTCTGATATAAGAGATTTCCATCTCTTTTCATATAATGATAGCTTGTTTTCACTGAAATCATCTTCTTCGAATGCGTTTTTTATCGTGCTTGCTGCCAATTCAGAGCATAATAATCCAAAATAAAGACCACCTCCCGTTGTTGTCTTTACCTGACCTGCTGCCTCCCCTACAACAATAACCCTTTCACTATAGGTTTTAGATACTATACCCTGGGCTATGGGTTTGTATCTTATAGAATCTTGAATTAAATCTAAAGATTCAAAATTAAATGTGTTTATAAGAGATTCAAAACCTTTTTTGGGGTCTCCATCAGTAATCAAACCAACACGGGCAATATGGTTTTCTATGGGCACAATCCACCCAAATCCATTTTTTGCCATATTATTACCAAATAAAATCTTTATATTCTCGCCGGTGTTTTTAATATATCCCTGAGCTGCCTTTAAAAAATACTTGGGATAACCAAGACCCACTATCTTATTAAGGTTATTATTTATCCCTGTTGCAATAACAACAACCTTTCCTTTGACTATTTCTGTGTCTATTTTTGATTTGGTATATTTAATTGACACACAATCTTTTCCATAAATTATATCAAATACCGTTGAATTTAGGCTAATTCTAGCCCCATTATTTATAGCGAGTTCCAATAAATGACTATCAAATATTTTCCTATCAACAACAGAGGCAAAGGCGAAAGGATGTTTATAAGTTATTTTATTGCCTGAAGGCGATAAGAGTTCTATTGTTTTGGTTTCGTATAATAGAGATTTCTTTGATAAATCAAATCTTTCAAATACATTAATGCCTACTATACCAGTGCAAATTACATCTTTTCCTATTGAATCCTTTGCCTCAAGAATAATAACATCTAAACCATTATCTGCCAAAAGTCTTGCCGTATTTAGTCCTGATGGTCCTCCACCGATCACTACAACATCGTATATCTTTTGATTACCCATATTTATATAACCTTAACACTCCTTAAAAAAATTAAATTTTTTTTCCTCTCGATTCCCATTTGCCTTTAAATGTTATCCAGAATGAAAGGCAGATAAGTTTCATATCAAGACAGAAGGTTTTCTTTTTTATATACAGGAGATCGTATTTAAGTTTATGCTGAGGTGGTGTATCGTATTTTCCATATACCTGAGCAATGCCTGTAAGTCCTGGTGTAACAACGAATCTGTTCATATAGCCAGGGATCTTGTTTGCAAATTTTTCAACAAGTTCAGGTCGCTCGGCCCTGGGTCCTACAAAACTCATTTCGCCTATGAATATATTCCATAGCTGAGGAAGCTCATCCATTGCTGTTGCCCTGAGAATCTTCCCTATCTTGGTTACCCTTGGGTCATTTTCTGATGCCCAGACAGCACCGGTATTTTTTTCTGCATCGGGAATCATGGAGCGAAACTTCAAGGCATTGAAGATTCTTCCATCTTTTCCCACCCTCTTCTGTGAATAAAATACTGAACCCCCATCCTCTCTTTTGATCAATATGGCAAATATTATCCATAATGGAGAGGATATTATAAGTCCAATGCCTGAAAAAAATATATCGAATAACCTTTTCAGCGGGTCTTCCTTTTAAAAAGCCTTCCTTTTTTAAATTCCCATAGGGACCTAATCAAGGTATTTACAATAAATGTGGGCAAATAATGGGTTAGGATATATCCAAGGACATGATAGGATAACAAACTGCCCCTGTGCCTTCTATTTATTATGTATCTCTCTCTTGCATAGATTTTAAATGTCTTCAACTTACCTCCCACTGAACCTTCATGTATCCTAAACCTGGATAGAACCTTTTTTATGTGATGCATGGGAAATTGTTTTGCAACCCTTATCCAGTAATCATAATCACAGGCATTTATTGTAGTATCCATCCATCCTATCTTTTCTATGACCTCTCTTTTATAAAAAGCCGACATGGTTGGGATGGGGTTATCATTATTTAGTGCGTATTTGAGACTGAAATCCCTTGTCTTAGCCTTACCTGTTATATTGCCATGAGCATCAATATATTCACATTCTCCATAGACAAAATAGGCCTCAGGATGCTCATTGAAAAAATTTACTATAGTCTCTAATGTATCAGGCATATAGATATCATCAGCTCCAAGCCATCCTATAATATCCCCTTTTACCATTCTCCAACCCTTGTTCCATGCATCTCCGGCGCCTTTATCTGGTTCTGATATATATCTAATTTTATCAGTATATCTTGATTTAAATTCCTGGATAATTGATAAGGTATTATCTTTTGAATTGCCATCAATGATAATCAGTTCAATATTTTTATAAGTCTGCCCAAATACACTTTCGATGCTTTCCCTCAAATAATTCTCTGCATTAAGGGTGATCATAACGATAGAAACCAACATTATTCATTAACCTTTTTCTAAAATATTTTTCCTTTAAAAAGGGTTACATACCATATCTTTTTTAAAATACCAGAGATTTTTGGGCCATAATCTGGTCCTAAAGTTTCGTTTATTTTATTTAAAACCCTTTTTAATATGGGTTTAAAGGGTTCAAGAATAAACCTTAAAATAGAAATATGCCTTAATATATAAAGTCTTAAAGGGTTGATGCCTAAAAATATAAAAAAACGGTCTTCCTTTTTCTCATCTAAAAATCTATTGTATTCATATTCCAATATAGGTAATGTGGGGACATTTTCTTTCATCTCTGATGCAGATAGCAAGAACTCTGACCAGAATTTTTTATAATTAAAATTACTGTGATACCACTCATAGCCCTTTTTCGCAATGGCTTCTCTTTCTTCTTCATTTTCAAGATAATAGATTATCTTTTTATAACAATCTTCAAAATCTGTATAATATCCAACGCATTCATCAGGGATGATCTTTGTTATCTCTCTATTCCTATCTGTAAGACAGAATGTCCCGCATGCAAGTATATCAAAGACCTTTCCTTTAATCTGTGTTCTGTAAGAAACAGTCTGTGAGCTTAAACAAATCTTAGACTTATTTATGGTCTTTACGTATTCTTCCCATGGTATCCAGTTATCCGTAAGTCTTAGCCCTTTTTCTGGTTTAGTTTTTGTGTCGTCAACCAATCCACCTATTTTATGTATTTCAATGCCCTGTGCTATAAGCTTTTCTTTTAAATATTGTATTAATCTCACACGTAAACCTTCATTGCTACCCAGCAAAGTAACATCCAGCGTTTTCTCAAGGTTCATCTTTTTTACTATATCGGTGAAAACATTATGGCCAGG
This is a stretch of genomic DNA from Syntrophorhabdaceae bacterium. It encodes these proteins:
- a CDS encoding NAD(P)/FAD-dependent oxidoreductase, coding for MGNQKIYDVVVIGGGPSGLNTARLLADNGLDVIILEAKDSIGKDVICTGIVGINVFERFDLSKKSLLYETKTIELLSPSGNKITYKHPFAFASVVDRKIFDSHLLELAINNGARISLNSTVFDIIYGKDCVSIKYTKSKIDTEIVKGKVVVIATGINNNLNKIVGLGYPKYFLKAAQGYIKNTGENIKILFGNNMAKNGFGWIVPIENHIARVGLITDGDPKKGFESLINTFNFESLDLIQDSIRYKPIAQGIVSKTYSERVIVVGEAAGQVKTTTGGGLYFGLLCSELAASTIKNAFEEDDFSENKLSLYEKRWKSLISEEIRKGMFVRKLCGRLKDNKIENIFKIIKSDGFFDYIAKNADFDWHGMFVLNLYRKIASFLS
- a CDS encoding sugar transferase — encoded protein: MKRLFDIFFSGIGLIISSPLWIIFAILIKREDGGSVFYSQKRVGKDGRIFNALKFRSMIPDAEKNTGAVWASENDPRVTKIGKILRATAMDELPQLWNIFIGEMSFVGPRAERPELVEKFANKIPGYMNRFVVTPGLTGIAQVYGKYDTPPQHKLKYDLLYIKKKTFCLDMKLICLSFWITFKGKWESRGKKI
- a CDS encoding glycosyltransferase family 2 protein yields the protein MLVSIVMITLNAENYLRESIESVFGQTYKNIELIIIDGNSKDNTLSIIQEFKSRYTDKIRYISEPDKGAGDAWNKGWRMVKGDIIGWLGADDIYMPDTLETIVNFFNEHPEAYFVYGECEYIDAHGNITGKAKTRDFSLKYALNNDNPIPTMSAFYKREVIEKIGWMDTTINACDYDYWIRVAKQFPMHHIKKVLSRFRIHEGSVGGKLKTFKIYARERYIINRRHRGSLLSYHVLGYILTHYLPTFIVNTLIRSLWEFKKGRLFKRKTR
- a CDS encoding glycosyltransferase; the protein is MKILFFNPEQYVSFDKEPSNYELRLPIINCGIVSSYYDYIYQRILLNEGSKIMNRKALEIAFDLKPDLIIYSTTWDDHSLKRDVIKKITKRKIPVYTHVWDTLTINRPKEIAWFLDSHYLGIADSVLNYFFYRYHLRFSNARAVLFTPGHNVFTDIVKKMNLEKTLDVTLLGSNEGLRVRLIQYLKEKLIAQGIEIHKIGGLVDDTKTKPEKGLRLTDNWIPWEEYVKTINKSKICLSSQTVSYRTQIKGKVFDILACGTFCLTDRNREITKIIPDECVGYYTDFEDCYKKIIYYLENEEEREAIAKKGYEWYHSNFNYKKFWSEFLLSASEMKENVPTLPILEYEYNRFLDEKKEDRFFIFLGINPLRLYILRHISILRFILEPFKPILKRVLNKINETLGPDYGPKISGILKKIWYVTLFKGKIF